AGAATGTCGAGGGAAGTGATTGGAGTGGTGAAAACAGCTCTGAAATGCATAAGCTATGATCCAAAGTCGCGGCTGTGTATGAAGGAGGTGTCTCAGGAGCTCGTTAAGCATCCACCACGATTGACAATGCCATTCCGCTCCATATCAGTGCTTCATCTCATGTTCTATCTTCTCCcattttgttagttttttCCGATAATAATCAGTGTCTCGTGTCAAACAAAGCATAAAGATCTCTATGAATCAATCACCTCTATTTTTAGAAGAGCTTCTAAACAAAATGTGGAGTATTGGGGCTTTTCCTATCCTaacattttctatttcattCAGCATTTTGATCAGAAGATTGTCGGTTTTTGCTTCAATCACAAGAAGGCAAAACAAGAATAATAAGAGAAAGTGCTTCTCATCTAAGAATTCTATTTATAGCTTATTGTTCaataatatcacgaatttGGCCAGATTCTcccaaattttaataagttcGTGGTGTCACAATATCTCTGACTAGCATTCATCTCACCTCATGTGGTCTCTATGGAGTTATCCCACCACACATAGGTTATCTCTCCAACCTATCTtatctcaatttctctcataATCAACTCAATTCTCAACTGCCTCTTTCATTGGCAAATCTGAGTGAGTTACTTGTGCTTGACATTTCTTATAACTATGGCATCTATGGTCTCATTCCACCTGACATAGGAAGCTTATCCAAACTTACTCATCTCTATTTGAGCTTCAATAACATCAATGGCTCTTTGCCCTCAACTATGAGCCAATTAACAAGATTAGAAATCTTGAAATTGGATGGCAATAGGTTGGAAGGTGTTTTCGAAGCAGGAATACACATGCTTCCTTCTATCAACACCATAGGCCTTAGCAGGAATTCAATCCGAGGAGGGATACCTTGTGATTTCGGAGATGTTGTTAATGCACAGTTTCTGAACGTCGATCTTTCTCGGAACAATCTTTCTGGTGGAGTCCCCAAATCTCTTTGTAAATTGAATACAATCAATTTGGCCTTCAATCATTTAGAGGGTCGGATTCCTCCCAGTGTCTGGTCGAAGTTCTCTGAAGACTCATATTCCGGCAACCTCAAATTATTCCCCCCAAAAGATCGAAGCAATGCCAAAATCATATTCCCCGTGGTGACCTTCATTGGCTGTTTCGTTTTGACTTCAGTTTTCTTTGTAATTTGTTTCATATACTccagaaagagaaaaaaagcaGCTTCGGCCACAGCCGAACCTGAGGGGAGACCTGGCGACATATTCAAGATATGGAACTACGATGGCAACATCGCGTATCAGCTCATCATTGAAGCAACAGAAGATTTTGACTTTAGATACTGCATTGGAACTGGAGGCTATGGGAGCGTCTACAGAGCACTACTGCCCACTGGAAGAGTTGTTGCTGTTAAAAAGCTTCACAGATTCGAAGGAGATAATCCTGCTTTTGATTACTCTTTTAGGAATGAAGCCAAGGTTCTCTCTCAGATTCGCCATCGCCATATTGTCAagctttttggtttttgtctGCACCAACGGAGCATGTTTCTCATCTACGACTACATGGAAAGAGGAAGCCTCTTTAGCGTGTTGAAATATGACGACGAAGCTGTGGAGCTAAACTGGAAGAAGAGGGTAAATGTTGTGAAGGGCATTGCAAATGCTCTATCTTACATGCATCACGATTGCAGCCCTCCTATTCTCCACAGAGACGTATCGAGCAGCAACATACTCTTGGATTCAGAGTTTGAAGGCTGTTTATCTGATTTTGGGACAGCTAGATTGTTGGATCCAGATTCTTCCAATCACACTATGTTAGTCGGGACTCGGGGCTATATTGCACCAGGTATGCATCATAACGTAGTTTCAAGTAGTCATTGTTTTCATACTGATGGCATGTTTGTTGGCTGCAGAGATGGCCTTCACTATGGTTGTTACAGAAAGATGTGATGTGTATAGCTTCGGAGTTTTGGCATTGGAAGTTATGTTTGGAGATCATCCAGGGGATTTCATTTCCTCCATGACGATGACGCAGGTTGCTCAAAACATAATGGTGCAACAACTATTGGACAAGAGGCTACCATCTCTGGAGGAAGATGTAAGAGTGTCGAGGGAAGTGATTGGAGTGGTGAAAACAGCACTGAAATGCATAAGCTATGATCCAAAGGCACGTCCATGTATGAAGGAGGTGTCTCAGGAGCTCGCTAAGCATCCACCACGGTTGAAAGTGCCATTCCGCTCCATTTCAGTGCTTCATCTCATGCACTCAAACTGAGCTCACAATTGCCTAAAAGCAGCTTCTTtttatagtaggagtaataaatttatagtagaTGTGAAGTAGCCATATGAAATTGTCTCTGTTTTTCTCTGTTTCCGTAgtctttcttgattttgaataaTGTTGTCAATATTTGTAGAATCAAGATAAAGTATATGTTGATATATGTACATGTGCTTGACATTGGGTATAGTAAgcatatttatgtgatttataaGTAATGTTTTTTCTCTTCTAAGTAGATTGCCACCACTAGTTTCTTTTACTCTATTTTGTACTCTACAACAAACAAAGCTATTTATTCCAAGTCAAAGATTCATATCATTGAATGCAGGAAAAGGAAAGTAGTGGAAATTTCTAGGAGAGTAGGCCAATCTTTGAATACAATTCTGGGTTGACTTGATATACTcataatttttgtgattttctttgaatttaaACGTGTATAATTAATTGTGATTTAATAGAATTACTCCCAAGATAAAGCATGACTTGTCATGAAAGGGAAAAAGTCATCCAGTGGCAGTCATTGAATACTCTGCCATTGTCCTTAAGAAGTATACTACTTAGTTACTTGTCAAAGGGAAGTTTTGGAAAATTTGTAGCAAAGTGGGGCAGTCTTTGAATAGCCTGACAATTCAGCAATTGACCTTACAGGATCTTTtgtattgattaaatatttcaaataactATATAGAGAGATAGTTAATACAAACTAGGCAGATCATACAACTATTGGATTTAATTGCTACTACTTTCAGCATCCTCTTCATCACCACATTATTGTTGAGTAAAGCAGTATGAAGCAATGTTGCAAATAATAGCATAGAATTTCAAGCATTGAGGGATTTTGGATGGCCTTATAAAAACTCCACTTCTCACCACTGCCACTAGAAAGGCATTACTTGTGATGATCACAGATAAGCCTGCAAACTCCATGCGCTGGTGGTGGACATTCATGCCACGATGTTGGCTATTTGCATACGCTTGTTTTTACATCTCTGACTAGCATTCATCTCAGCTCATGTGGTCTCTATGGAGTTATCCCACCACACATAGGTCACCTCTCCAACCTAATTAACTTATCTCAATCGCTCCCATAATCATCTTGATTCTAAATTGCCTCTTTCATTGGCAAATCTGAGTGAGTCACATGTCCTTGACATTTCTGATAACAACATTTATGGTTTCATTCCACCTGACATAGGAAGTTTATCCAACCTTATTTATCTCAATTTGTCTCATAACCAATTCCAAAGTGAGTTGCCTCTGTCATTAGCTAATCTAACACGTACTAGACATTTCTGATAACTATTATGTATATGGTCTCATTCCACCCAACATAGGAAGCTTATCGAAGTTAACTTATCTCGATTGTCTAACAAATCACAATGGACTCATGGTGTTGAAAACTAAAATGcggaaaataaaaacactcaAAGCTTTATCGACTACATTGTATTTAgtttgaattgttgttgataCATGGAGTACGTAGGTATTTATAGGACActagatataaatatacctAGAAACTATAATATTGAAACTCTACATTATAAATGGTATTCTCTTCCCAATAGGTTGGGTCTCCACACATTCTCTTCCCAACATACTTGGGACACCTCAAGATATATTTCCAACACTCGccctcaagttaagtatcGAATTTTTCGACACTTAACTTGCACGATCTTCACtttaataaatagtttatactcATATTTAGGAGTACTTCAATTTTTCTGATGGCAGTTTAGCTCGTGTCTAGAGTCATCTTTAGCAGTTTTAGCTCATGCCATAGGAGCCATCTTCGGCAGTTTTAGCTCGTGCCATTAGGAGCCATATTCGGCAGTTTTAGCTCGTGCCATTAGGAGCCATTATGACAGTTTTGACTCGTGTCGAGGAGTTACGCTTTTGGATTGTAGCATCCCAACATGGAAAGATTTGAATCTCACACCTTCAACCCGTCAGAAGGAAGCAGGCAGCAACCTCTCCGGACCACCTTCCACCATGAGCTCTTCACGATGGCCTCTGCCTTCTTCTCAGCGGCCTATATACTGCCAATAGATGGCGACCGCAGCTTTCTGAATGACATCGGCTCCACAACTGCGCCATTTTTGACGGCCCATACTCTACGGCGACGGGCTGCTTTCGCTTCTCTCTCGAACTTCCAACAACGGCTCCCTTTCCTGCATCCGACTCGGCCTATCTCCGGCTCCATTCCTGGTGGGATTCCCTCCACTGGTGGTGCTCCTGTTTTGAGGACGAGTGGTCCAGTACTTGGTCCGTTTGTCGCCCTCTGGACAACTCCTCGTCTTTTCCGTGGCAATCTTCACCCTGAAATAGGTGACCACCTATGCCGAACTCTGCGGGGCCTCTGCTCCTTAGATCCTTCTTCTCCGGCTAatattcttttcttgattAGACCTCAAGATTCTTTGCTGCTTACTTTATTGGCTAATGGCTATGGATGTAGGTTCAATAGCTCCCCATTCAATTCTGCATCAGCAACAATGCGACGCTTCTCCTTCTCCGGTCGTGCTCAGAATGCAACACTGCTTTCCCTCACAGGCCTATCTGACTTTGCCGGCAGCAGCTTCCTTTACGGCAGCTATTATGGCCAGTGATAGTTTCTTTTCTCCAAGACTCTTCTCAGTCGTAGCAACGTGCTGCTACGGATTGATCTTCTCCGGTTTTCATTCCCACCAAGGCCTTCATAACAACGGTGTGGCGACGCTATCTCTCTCCCCCTCGCCACGCAGATGTTGGCTGCTCTGCCTCTTCCTCAGCAATTCTCTCCTTGATTCAGAGATGAATCGTTTGACAGTAGTTGCTCCTCCATTCCTCCAATATCAAATCGGTCTTCTCTGCTCTCTCTCGTGTGTTTTAGCTCTTCTCCCACCGGCAGATCTTTGGCCTTCTTGGCCAACATAGATTTGGGAGGAATTGTTTGGTCGGATACTTCCTCTCCCCCTCGGCCGGACAAACCGAGGACTACTCTGTTTTCTTCTCCGGCTGTGTTGTCGCTCGATCTAGCCGTTGCCTCGCCATGGTCAGGCTTCGCCATTGATGCCCGTTTGAAATTTAACTGCCGAGACCTCACTGTCATCGTCTTGGTTCAGCCAAGCGACAGCACCGCCAGCTCCAGACGCGGTTGCTGCCGCTGCCGTCGTGACGCCGTGTCTGTTGGGTCTTGCTATGGTATTTTATCCGTAGGTTTTTCCAATCTCTTTACCTTCATTTGTTCTTCTCTGGGTGAATCGTTagctgctctgataccatgttgaaaactaaaatgcagaaaataaaaacactcaAAGCTTTATCGACTACATTGTATTTAgtttgaattgttgttgataCATGGAGTACATAGGTATTTATAGGACActagatataaatatacctagaaactataatatataaacTCTACATTATAAATGGTATTCTCTTCCCAATAGGTTGGGACTCCACGCATTCTCTTCCCAACATACTTGGAACACCTCAAGATATATTTCCAACACATGGATGAGCTGACTCTTTCACCGCCAAATCTTACTAACATAGGAAACTTATCTAAGCTAACTTTTACCTTGATTTGTCTCATAATACACTTGAGGGGGTGAGCTGCCTCTTTTATAGGCAAATCAAATTTGTAAAACGCTCTTTTATAGTTCTCGTACTTTCTCCGTCCCTCAAATTATTCCCCCCAAAAGATCGAGAAGAGGCCAAAGGTATATTAATTGGGATGACCCTCATGGCCGGTTGCGTTGTGAGTACAATTTTCATTCGAATCTTTGTAGCATTTCTCGTACGAAAAGGAGAAGCATCGTCAAACACAATTGATCTAAGATATGGTGGCATATTCAAGATATGGAACTTCGATGGCAGAATCGCCTATCAAGACATCATTGAAGCAACGCTGGACTTTGACTTCAGATACTGCATCGGAACTGGTGCCTATGGGAGCGTCTATAGAGCTCTACTGCCCACTGGAAGAGTTGTTGCGGTTAAGAAGCTTCATGGATTTGAAGGAGATAATCCTTCTTTTGACTCCTCTTTTAGGAATGAAGCCCAAGTTCTCTCACAGATTCGCCATCGCCATATTGTCAagctttttgaattttgtctgCACCAGCGGAGCATGTTTCTCATCTACGACTACATGGAAAGAGGAAGCCTCTTAGCGTGTTGAAGGATGAAGAAGAAGCCGTGGAGCTGAACTGGAAGAAGAGAGTAAATGTAGTGAAGAGCATTGCTAATGCACTCTCTTACATGCATCACGATTGCAGCCCACCTATTCTACACAGAGACATTTCGAGCAGCAACATACTCTTAGATTCGGAGTTTGAAGGTTGTTTTCTGATTTTGGGACAGCTAGATTGTTGGATCCAGATTCTTCCGATCAGACTCTACTTGTGGGAACTCGGGGTTATATCGCACCAGGTATGCATACCATAAAATAGCTTCAACAAACTCTGTATATTATATTGatgattatgtgtttgttGGTTGTAGAACTAGCTTTCACGATAGTGGTTACAGAAAAATGTCATGTATACAGCTTCGGAGTTGTGGCATTGGAAATCATGTTTGGAGATCATCCAGGGGATTTCATTTCCTCCATGAACATGATGGTAGTGAGGTCCAGACAGTTAGCTCAAACCACGATGGTGCAACAACTCTTGGACAAGAGGCTACCATCTCCAAATGAAGATTTAAGAGTCTCAAGGGAAGTGGCTGGAGTGGTGAAATTAGCACTAACTTGCGTAAGCGTTGATCCAAAGTTGAGGCCGACAATGAAGGAGGTGTCTCAGGAATTCGCTAAGCGCCCACCACAGTTGACAATGCCATTCCACTCCATATCAGTTCAGCACCTCATGTATTCAGATTGAGCTTATACCATTGTGTAGCTATTGTTGTAGTTGTGTGTTGTTCTatcttttctgttttattggTTTTGTCTTATAGTTATAACAAATAGGGCACTGAACTTTTGGGTTTTTCTCCAATAAATCTAATATATGGTCTGAggattttttctttcaaacaCAACAATGTCAAAACAAGAATAGATCAGAACTTTAGTTCTAGTTATGTGTCGGTGTTAGAAAATATATAGCCAGTTAATAACTATGTACTGCAAAATCTACTGGTGTTAAAGGTTGTCATCATTCTAAATTTCTAAGAGAAGTAGTCCCAAGAAAAAGTTGGAACTTAATATGAATTATGAAAGGAAAAGAACACCTCCAAATGCATTGCATGCATGCATTGCTATGGAAAAGGAAAGATTGGAAATATGAGTAAATCACTGAAAACTCTACTAATTGACTTATAagactttaatttttttattttgtatttgttaAATACTCATCCGCCCTTAAAAATAGTCCATATTTCATTATcttaataataaatgttttgcACAGTATAATGACAAAATGCAGTTAGTTAGTGTAGGATGTTTCTCATCTCGGATACCCCacttatttttactttttaag
The genomic region above belongs to Salvia hispanica cultivar TCC Black 2014 chromosome 3, UniMelb_Shisp_WGS_1.0, whole genome shotgun sequence and contains:
- the LOC125210381 gene encoding MDIS1-interacting receptor like kinase 2-like, with product MSQLTRLEILKLDGNRLEGVFEAGIHMLPSINTIGLSRNSIRGGIPCDFGDVVNAQFLNVDLSRNNLSGGVPKSLCKLNTINLAFNHLEGRIPPSVWSKFSEDSYSGNLKLFPPKDRSNAKIIFPVVTFIGCFVLTSVFFVICFIYSRKRKKAASATAEPEGRPGDIFKIWNYDGNIAYQLIIEATEDFDFRYCIGTGGYGSVYRALLPTGRVVAVKKLHRFEGDNPAFDYSFRNEAKVLSQIRHRHIVKLFGFCLHQRSMFLIYDYMERGSLFSVLKYDDEAVELNWKKRVNVVKGIANALSYMHHDCSPPILHRDVSSSNILLDSEFEGCLSDFGTARLLDPDSSNHTMLVGTRGYIAPEMAFTMVVTERCDVYSFGVLALEVMFGDHPGDFISSMTMTQVAQNIMVQQLLDKRLPSLEEDVRVSREVIGVVKTALKCISYDPKARPCMKEVSQELAKHPPRLKVPFRSISVLHLMHSN